A single genomic interval of Bradyrhizobium sp. AZCC 1693 harbors:
- a CDS encoding ABC transporter substrate-binding protein — protein MKIVRFVPALLALSLVAPWQSAKAADVICYNCPPEWADWASMLKAIKADLNYDIPHDNKNSGQALAQILAEKNNPVGDIGYFGVTFGMKAKAQDALEPYKPAKWDQVPAGLKDADGYWTTIHSGTLGLFVNKDALGGKPVPACWKDLLKPEYKGMVGYLDPSSAAVGYVGAVAINLALGGSEVNFDPAINFFKDLRKNDPIVPKQTSYARVVSGEMPILFDYDFNAYRAKYSEKGSFEFVIPCEGSVVFPYVVGLVKNAPDKDKAKNVLDYLLSDKGQAIWTNAYLRPARPIELPEAVKKKFLPDSDYARAKNVDWGRMENMQKGFVDRYLAEVR, from the coding sequence ATGAAGATCGTCCGTTTTGTACCTGCCTTGCTCGCGCTTTCGCTGGTCGCGCCCTGGCAATCCGCCAAAGCGGCCGACGTCATCTGCTACAATTGCCCGCCCGAGTGGGCGGACTGGGCCTCGATGCTGAAAGCCATCAAAGCCGATCTCAACTACGACATCCCGCACGACAACAAGAATTCCGGCCAGGCGCTCGCTCAGATCCTCGCCGAGAAAAACAATCCTGTCGGCGATATCGGTTATTTCGGTGTCACCTTCGGCATGAAGGCCAAGGCGCAGGATGCGCTCGAGCCTTACAAGCCGGCGAAATGGGACCAGGTCCCCGCCGGCCTGAAGGATGCCGACGGCTACTGGACCACCATTCATTCCGGCACGCTTGGCCTGTTCGTGAACAAGGACGCGCTCGGTGGCAAGCCGGTGCCGGCCTGCTGGAAGGACCTCCTGAAGCCCGAATACAAGGGTATGGTCGGTTATCTCGATCCGTCGTCGGCCGCGGTCGGGTATGTCGGCGCGGTCGCGATCAACCTGGCGCTCGGCGGCTCCGAGGTGAATTTCGATCCCGCGATCAATTTCTTCAAGGACCTGCGGAAGAATGATCCGATCGTTCCCAAGCAGACGTCCTACGCCCGGGTTGTCTCCGGCGAGATGCCGATCCTGTTCGACTATGATTTCAATGCCTATCGCGCGAAGTATTCGGAAAAGGGCAGTTTTGAATTCGTGATCCCCTGCGAGGGATCGGTGGTGTTTCCCTACGTCGTCGGCCTCGTCAAGAACGCGCCCGACAAGGACAAGGCCAAGAATGTGCTGGATTATCTCTTGTCCGACAAGGGGCAGGCGATCTGGACCAACGCCTATCTCCGCCCGGCGCGGCCGATCGAATTGCCCGAAGCGGTGAAGAAGAAGTTCCTGCCTGACAGCGACTATGCGCGCGCGAAGAACGTCGACTGGGGCCGGATGGAAAACATGCAAAAAGGCTTTGTCGACCGCTATCTCGCCGAGGTCCGCTGA
- a CDS encoding nucleobase:cation symporter-2 family protein → MSGEVHPVDQILPTPRLLALGLQHVLVMYAGAVAVPLIIGRALKLPPEDVAFLISADLFACGIATLVQCIGFPGVGIRLPVMMGVTFASVGPMLSMAAAPDIGLLGIYGSVIAAGLFALLVAPFVSRLLPLFPPVVTGTIILVIGISLMRVGINWAGGGLPTLTKMVDGVPGAFPNPGYGQLQGLGIALFVLLVILGLIKWGAGFIANVAVLLGIVAGAVLAAVLGVMHFEKVAAAPWVAIVLPLHFGLPKFQLVPIITMCIVMIVVMIESLGMFLALGDITGKTVSRDALTRGLRADGLGTLLGGLFNTFPYTSFSQNVGLVGVTGVRSRWVTVAGGGILLLLGLAPKIAALVEAVPLVVLGGAGLVMFGMVAATGARILTSVDFRNNRYNLFVVAISVGFGMIPLVSPNFFKNLPHDLHPLMESGILLSALVAVTLNAFFNGVSSKAAAEADAVAAAASATH, encoded by the coding sequence ATGAGCGGCGAAGTCCATCCAGTCGACCAGATCCTGCCGACGCCGCGATTGCTGGCGCTCGGCCTGCAGCATGTGCTTGTGATGTATGCCGGCGCGGTCGCGGTCCCGCTGATCATCGGGCGGGCGCTGAAGCTGCCGCCGGAAGACGTCGCCTTTCTGATCAGCGCGGACCTGTTTGCCTGCGGTATTGCCACGCTGGTGCAATGTATCGGCTTTCCGGGGGTCGGTATCCGGCTGCCGGTGATGATGGGCGTCACGTTTGCTTCCGTAGGCCCGATGCTGTCGATGGCTGCAGCACCGGACATCGGCCTGCTCGGCATCTACGGCTCGGTGATAGCCGCCGGGCTCTTCGCGCTCCTGGTCGCCCCCTTCGTCAGCCGGCTGCTGCCGCTGTTTCCACCCGTTGTCACCGGGACCATCATCCTTGTCATCGGCATTTCCCTGATGCGGGTCGGCATCAACTGGGCCGGCGGCGGCCTGCCCACCCTGACCAAAATGGTCGATGGCGTGCCGGGCGCTTTCCCAAATCCGGGCTACGGCCAGTTGCAGGGCCTTGGCATTGCGCTGTTCGTGCTGCTGGTAATCCTCGGCCTGATCAAATGGGGCGCAGGCTTCATCGCCAATGTCGCGGTTCTGCTCGGCATAGTCGCCGGCGCGGTCCTCGCGGCCGTACTCGGCGTCATGCATTTCGAGAAGGTCGCCGCGGCGCCCTGGGTCGCGATCGTGTTGCCACTGCATTTCGGGCTGCCGAAATTTCAGCTCGTGCCGATCATCACCATGTGCATCGTCATGATCGTCGTGATGATCGAATCGCTCGGAATGTTCCTGGCGCTTGGCGACATCACCGGCAAGACGGTCAGCCGCGATGCGCTGACCCGCGGCCTTCGTGCCGACGGCCTCGGCACCTTGCTGGGCGGGCTGTTCAATACCTTTCCCTACACGTCGTTCTCGCAGAACGTCGGCCTTGTCGGCGTCACCGGCGTGCGTTCGCGCTGGGTCACGGTTGCCGGCGGCGGCATCTTGCTGTTGCTCGGGCTGGCGCCCAAGATAGCGGCGCTGGTCGAAGCCGTGCCGCTGGTGGTGCTCGGCGGCGCCGGCCTCGTGATGTTCGGCATGGTGGCGGCCACCGGCGCGCGGATTCTGACCTCAGTCGATTTCAGGAACAACCGCTACAATCTGTTCGTGGTCGCGATATCAGTTGGCTTCGGCATGATCCCGCTGGTTTCACCCAACTTCTTCAAGAACTTGCCGCACGACCTGCACCCGCTCATGGAGTCCGGCATCCTGCTCAGCGCGCTGGTGGCGGTGACGCTGAATGCGTTCTTCAACGGCGTAAGCAGCAAGGCAGCGGCGGAGGCGGACGCCGTTGCGGCCGCGGCATCGGCGACGCATTAG
- a CDS encoding ABC transporter permease gives MRDRLIFTGQLIFTLLVAAFLVVPAILSISAGVTVNYFRGIQSGVTLQWVVQVWELYAGTILLSFVVAFATLAVTLAAGVPAAYALHVRGGRLSRIVEEIITLPLAIPGLAIALALLLTYGGFGDFRRSWLFILAGHVIFTMPFMVRSVMAVFATVDIKTLDEGAASLGASPWRRFRDVIVPNAVPGILAGSLMVVTLSLGEFNLTWMLHTPLTKTLPIGLADSYASMRLEVASAYTLIFFVMIIPLLVAMQLFAEKEQKR, from the coding sequence ATGCGTGATCGCCTGATCTTCACCGGTCAACTCATTTTCACACTGCTGGTCGCCGCGTTCTTGGTTGTGCCGGCGATCCTGTCGATTTCCGCTGGCGTCACGGTGAACTATTTTCGCGGCATCCAGTCCGGCGTGACCCTGCAATGGGTCGTGCAGGTATGGGAACTCTATGCCGGCACCATCCTGCTGTCATTCGTGGTCGCATTTGCGACGCTTGCGGTAACGCTCGCCGCGGGCGTTCCAGCCGCCTATGCCTTGCACGTGCGGGGAGGGCGCCTGTCGCGGATCGTCGAGGAGATCATCACCCTGCCATTGGCGATTCCTGGCCTGGCCATCGCGCTGGCACTGCTCTTGACCTATGGAGGTTTCGGCGATTTTCGCCGCTCCTGGTTATTCATTCTCGCAGGCCATGTCATCTTCACCATGCCATTCATGGTGCGATCGGTCATGGCCGTGTTCGCGACCGTCGACATCAAGACGCTGGACGAGGGCGCGGCGTCGCTCGGCGCATCGCCGTGGCGGCGTTTCCGCGACGTGATCGTGCCCAACGCCGTGCCGGGGATATTGGCGGGCAGCCTGATGGTGGTGACGTTGTCGCTCGGTGAATTCAACCTGACCTGGATGCTCCACACGCCGTTGACCAAGACGCTGCCGATCGGGCTCGCCGACAGCTATGCTTCGATGCGGCTGGAAGTGGCGTCGGCCTATACGCTGATCTTCTTCGTGATGATCATCCCGCTGCTGGTCGCCATGCAATTGTTTGCCGAGAAGGAACAGAAGAGATGA
- a CDS encoding ABC transporter ATP-binding protein, producing MSTQAGHGASVHIEACGKTFTDGTRALEAATLDIARGETLVLLGPSGCGKTTMLRIIAGLEVPDAGGRVLFDGKDMTAVPIERRNVGMVFQSYALFPNMTVSDNIGYGLKIRGIPARERAARVAELVALTNISGLENRRIDQLSGGQRQRVALARAVAIRPGILLLDEPLTALDAALRDRLRGELNRLLRALGITTIYVTHDQSEAMELGDRVVVMQKGAIAQIGTPREIYFTPRSRFVAEFIGAANIVDAAIEGGHLVLPGGRQPIRCDGDMPAAVAMIRPETIRVTSAGSASLSGVIDSVSFIGDRQRLVVSGASNRLLTVDAPNTVQVRPGERIGLSISPDAVRLLPPEN from the coding sequence ATGAGTACGCAGGCCGGACACGGCGCCTCGGTGCATATCGAGGCCTGCGGCAAGACGTTTACCGACGGAACGCGCGCGCTCGAAGCTGCAACGCTTGACATCGCCCGTGGTGAAACTCTGGTGCTGCTCGGCCCCTCCGGCTGCGGCAAAACCACCATGCTGCGCATCATCGCCGGGCTCGAAGTGCCCGATGCCGGCGGCAGGGTGCTATTCGACGGCAAGGACATGACGGCGGTGCCGATCGAGCGGCGCAACGTCGGCATGGTGTTCCAATCCTACGCGCTTTTCCCCAACATGACCGTATCGGACAATATCGGTTATGGTCTGAAGATCCGCGGGATACCGGCCAGGGAGCGGGCGGCACGCGTCGCCGAACTGGTGGCGCTGACCAATATCTCCGGACTTGAGAATCGCCGAATCGACCAGCTTTCCGGCGGGCAGCGTCAGCGCGTCGCACTAGCGCGCGCGGTCGCGATCCGGCCGGGCATCCTGTTGCTCGACGAGCCGTTGACGGCGCTCGACGCCGCGTTGCGCGACCGGCTGCGCGGCGAACTAAATCGCCTGCTGCGCGCGCTGGGTATCACCACGATTTATGTGACCCACGATCAGTCCGAGGCTATGGAACTCGGCGATCGCGTCGTCGTCATGCAGAAGGGAGCGATTGCCCAGATCGGCACGCCGCGCGAGATCTACTTCACGCCGCGAAGCCGCTTCGTTGCCGAATTCATTGGCGCTGCGAATATTGTCGACGCGGCGATCGAGGGCGGGCATCTCGTGTTGCCGGGCGGACGGCAGCCGATTCGCTGCGATGGGGACATGCCGGCGGCGGTCGCGATGATCCGCCCCGAAACCATCCGCGTGACATCAGCCGGAAGCGCGTCGCTTTCGGGTGTCATCGACAGCGTTAGCTTCATTGGCGACAGGCAACGGCTGGTCGTCAGTGGCGCGTCCAACAGGTTGCTCACCGTCGACGCGCCGAATACGGTTCAAGTCAGGCCCGGCGAACGGATCGGATTGTCGATTTCGCCGGACGCCGTCCGTCTGTTGCCGCCTGAAAACTGA
- the pucL gene encoding factor-independent urate hydroxylase — protein MPLIRNRYGKGRVRVMRIHRNGDQHEVSQLSVKAMIEGDFSRAYTHADNSTSVATDTIKNIVNVVARENTGLCTEEFCQVLAQRYLDTYPQIASVAITAHETKWSRLSFGGKPHPHSFVLDSNGKPFVEAAVTRGGPTALTSGIEGFAFMKSTQSGWENYPRDRYTTLPETADRMCATSMVASWKWSAMPSNYPAANAKILDTLLEVFGTTYSKSVQDSLYRMGEAALAAVPEISEISMACPNMHFIPMNLSAFGLDNSNDVFLPTDEPHGQIECTVGRG, from the coding sequence ATGCCGCTGATCAGGAACAGATATGGGAAGGGCCGCGTCCGGGTCATGCGGATTCACCGGAACGGCGACCAGCACGAAGTCAGCCAGCTCAGCGTCAAGGCGATGATCGAGGGCGACTTTTCACGTGCCTATACGCATGCCGACAATTCCACCTCGGTGGCGACGGATACAATCAAGAACATCGTCAATGTCGTCGCCCGCGAGAACACAGGGCTGTGCACCGAGGAATTCTGCCAGGTGCTGGCGCAGAGATATCTCGACACCTATCCGCAGATCGCCTCGGTTGCGATTACCGCGCACGAGACGAAATGGAGCCGCCTTAGTTTTGGCGGCAAGCCGCATCCGCACAGCTTCGTGCTCGACAGCAACGGCAAGCCGTTCGTCGAAGCCGCCGTCACGCGCGGGGGACCAACGGCACTGACGTCCGGCATCGAAGGCTTTGCCTTCATGAAGTCGACGCAGTCCGGCTGGGAGAATTATCCCAGGGATCGCTATACCACGCTACCGGAGACCGCCGACCGGATGTGCGCCACCAGCATGGTGGCGTCCTGGAAATGGTCGGCGATGCCCTCGAATTATCCGGCGGCCAATGCGAAGATCCTCGACACCCTGCTCGAAGTATTCGGCACGACCTACAGCAAGAGCGTGCAGGACAGCCTGTACCGGATGGGCGAGGCGGCGCTGGCGGCCGTGCCCGAGATTTCGGAAATCAGCATGGCCTGCCCGAACATGCACTTCATCCCGATGAATCTCTCGGCGTTCGGGCTGGATAACAGCAACGATGTCTTTCTGCCGACCGACGAGCCCCACGGCCAGATTGAGTGCACGGTGGGAAGGGGCTAA
- a CDS encoding allantoate amidohydrolase, translating to MRDTEVATGGTTRSGLGDEIVSRINQLGTISETPEHLARIFLSPEHRIAADLILSWMRDAGMAAHLDAIGNVCGRYEGERPGLPCLMLGSHYDTVRDAGKWDGPLGIITAIACVADLNRRGVRLPFAIEIVGFADEEGVRFSSTLLGSRAVAGTFDESVLNARDANGLTMREAMVQFGLDPDHIGAAARTRRELHAYVELHIEQGPVLEQQNLPVGVVTAISGATRLAANLSGMAGHAGTVPMAMRRDALAGAAECIVAVEQFCKADSAGLVGTVGAITALPGATNVIPGRVSFTLDIRAPTDAHRNLAVAEIVRRIEAIAKRRELSLQIDVTHENRTVPCAPWLKAQVSEAVAAENYPAFELPSGAGHDGMAMIDVADVAMLFVRCRGGISHNPAEHVELADADAGARVLLRFIENFKPRLPSS from the coding sequence ATGCGCGACACAGAGGTGGCCACCGGCGGGACGACACGGTCAGGGCTCGGCGATGAAATCGTAAGCCGGATCAATCAGCTCGGGACGATTTCCGAGACACCGGAGCATCTGGCGCGGATTTTCCTGTCGCCCGAACACCGCATCGCGGCCGACCTCATCCTGTCCTGGATGAGAGATGCCGGAATGGCCGCGCATCTCGACGCGATCGGCAATGTGTGCGGCCGCTATGAGGGCGAACGTCCGGGGTTGCCGTGCCTGATGCTGGGCTCGCATTACGACACGGTGCGCGACGCCGGCAAATGGGACGGGCCGCTCGGGATCATCACCGCGATTGCCTGCGTCGCCGATCTGAACCGGCGCGGCGTGCGGTTGCCCTTTGCGATCGAGATCGTCGGCTTCGCCGACGAGGAGGGCGTGCGGTTTTCCTCCACGCTGCTCGGCAGCCGGGCGGTCGCCGGCACTTTTGACGAAAGCGTGCTCAATGCGCGAGATGCGAACGGCCTCACCATGCGCGAGGCGATGGTGCAGTTCGGGCTCGATCCCGATCACATCGGCGCGGCGGCGCGGACGCGCCGCGAACTGCATGCCTATGTCGAACTCCACATCGAGCAGGGACCGGTGCTGGAGCAACAGAACCTTCCCGTCGGCGTGGTGACGGCAATATCAGGCGCCACGCGGCTGGCAGCGAACCTCTCCGGCATGGCCGGGCACGCCGGCACGGTACCGATGGCGATGCGGCGCGACGCGCTGGCCGGCGCCGCCGAATGCATCGTGGCGGTCGAGCAATTCTGCAAGGCCGATAGTGCCGGACTGGTAGGCACCGTCGGTGCCATCACTGCGCTTCCGGGTGCGACCAACGTCATTCCGGGACGGGTCTCGTTTACGCTGGATATTCGCGCGCCAACCGACGCCCACCGCAACCTCGCCGTCGCGGAGATTGTGCGGCGGATCGAGGCGATCGCGAAACGGCGTGAACTCTCGCTTCAGATCGACGTCACCCACGAAAACCGTACCGTGCCCTGCGCACCATGGCTGAAAGCGCAGGTCTCCGAAGCCGTTGCAGCCGAAAATTATCCCGCGTTCGAACTGCCGAGCGGGGCAGGGCATGACGGCATGGCCATGATCGATGTGGCCGACGTCGCCATGCTGTTCGTGCGCTGCCGCGGCGGCATCAGCCATAACCCGGCCGAGCATGTCGAACTCGCCGACGCCGACGCCGGCGCGCGCGTGCTGTTGCGATTCATCGAGAATTTTAAGCCACGACTGCCCAGTTCGTGA
- a CDS encoding ABC transporter permease has translation MSHRSFVWFCLLPLAVVTVAFFLLPMARLVVTGAEGPQGLAGYLAILSEPRYRATLINTVLLAAATTVVTLIVATVAGMFLQRHRFPGRAVLIAMLTFPLAFPGVVVGFMIILLAGRQGLIGDFSNRLFGEKLVFAYSIYGLFLGYLYFSIPRVILTIMAAVQKLDIGLEEAARSLGAGPWAVQRDVVLPALAPAFVASGAIAFATAMGAFGTAFTLATNIDVLPMLIYTEFTLAANFSISAALSVGLGIITWFILALARSFSGNAVAAAG, from the coding sequence ATGTCACATAGGTCCTTTGTCTGGTTCTGCCTGCTGCCGCTTGCGGTGGTGACGGTGGCGTTCTTCCTGCTGCCGATGGCGCGGCTGGTCGTGACCGGGGCGGAAGGTCCGCAGGGGCTGGCGGGCTATCTCGCGATCCTGAGTGAGCCGCGCTACCGCGCGACCCTCATCAACACGGTCCTGCTCGCCGCCGCGACCACCGTCGTGACTCTTATCGTAGCGACGGTTGCGGGGATGTTCCTGCAGCGGCATCGTTTCCCGGGTCGCGCCGTTCTGATTGCGATGCTGACCTTTCCGCTGGCGTTTCCTGGCGTGGTGGTCGGCTTCATGATCATTCTTCTTGCCGGGCGCCAGGGCCTGATCGGTGATTTTTCCAACCGCCTGTTTGGCGAGAAGCTGGTCTTCGCCTATTCGATCTACGGCCTCTTTCTCGGCTATCTCTATTTCTCTATTCCGCGCGTCATTCTCACCATCATGGCCGCGGTGCAGAAACTCGATATCGGCCTGGAAGAAGCCGCGCGTTCGCTCGGCGCGGGCCCGTGGGCTGTGCAGCGCGACGTCGTTCTACCGGCGCTGGCGCCGGCCTTCGTTGCTTCCGGCGCGATTGCCTTTGCGACCGCGATGGGGGCGTTCGGTACGGCGTTTACGCTGGCGACGAACATCGATGTATTGCCGATGCTGATCTATACCGAATTCACGCTGGCTGCGAACTTCTCGATCTCGGCCGCGCTGTCGGTCGGGCTTGGCATCATCACCTGGTTCATTCTTGCGCTTGCCCGCTCGTTCAGCGGAAACGCCGTTGCGGCGGCTGGATGA
- a CDS encoding phosphodiesterase — protein sequence MSPKPVHIAQISDLHIKPPGSLAYGRVDTAKALERCVAALNEFDPAPDFVVISGDLADTPTAEEYQYLKRLLAPLKRPFAGIPGNHDSRELMRAAFPSANYAFVSGPLNQKIEVAGLDLLLLDSSVHRKPHGELDGPTLQWLDGMLASSPDRPALLFLHHPPFKAGIWHMDRQNLLNAADLAPIVRHYPRVQLIATGHVHRATLTMFAGVPTTICPAPNHAVDLDLAELREPSFKVEPPAFHLHSWFPGEGFGTVVTHQVPIGTFDGPHPFFGPDGKLL from the coding sequence ATGTCGCCGAAACCGGTTCATATTGCGCAGATTTCCGACCTGCATATCAAGCCACCGGGATCGCTGGCCTATGGCCGGGTCGATACTGCCAAGGCGCTCGAACGTTGTGTCGCGGCACTGAACGAATTCGATCCGGCGCCCGATTTTGTGGTGATCTCCGGAGATCTGGCGGACACGCCGACGGCGGAGGAGTATCAATATCTCAAGCGGTTGCTGGCGCCGCTTAAGCGTCCGTTCGCCGGCATTCCCGGCAATCACGACTCGCGCGAGTTGATGCGTGCCGCGTTTCCTTCCGCCAACTATGCCTTCGTATCCGGGCCGCTCAACCAGAAGATCGAGGTCGCCGGCCTCGACCTGCTGTTGCTGGATTCAAGCGTGCATCGAAAGCCGCACGGCGAACTCGACGGGCCTACGCTGCAATGGCTTGACGGGATGCTGGCTTCGTCCCCCGATCGGCCGGCGCTGCTGTTTCTGCACCATCCGCCGTTCAAGGCGGGCATTTGGCACATGGATCGCCAGAATCTCCTCAACGCGGCCGATCTCGCACCCATCGTGCGCCATTATCCCCGCGTGCAGTTGATCGCAACCGGGCATGTTCATCGCGCGACACTGACCATGTTTGCAGGCGTGCCGACCACGATCTGCCCGGCCCCGAACCATGCCGTCGATCTCGATCTGGCCGAACTGCGCGAACCCTCCTTCAAGGTCGAGCCGCCGGCTTTCCATCTCCATAGCTGGTTTCCGGGGGAGGGATTCGGCACCGTCGTGACCCATCAAGTCCCCATAGGTACCTTCGACGGGCCGCATCCGTTTTTTGGACCGGACGGCAAGCTCCTTTAG
- a CDS encoding zinc-dependent alcohol dehydrogenase: MYQPPGVKTSPALPIPDRMKAWVLGDPDQLVLLEKPVPVPSRAEVLIRIDAVAICATDLEIIHSGSPASIEGGLPFNKNFTPGHEYMGTVAALGPDVDEFKIGERISVEIHAGCGQCKRCRQGMYTSCLNYGKPEKGHRANGFTTDGGFAEYAVNHINTLARVPDTMSDAEATLVVTAGTSMYGLTELGGLVAGESVVVIGPGPIGLLAVAVAKALGASPVILTGTRNGRLAIGRELGADRVVNINDEDAVEVVRQLTGGIGADYVVECAGTEATINQAIHMTNRGGKICLAAFPHDPVTMDLAHLVKNNIYAYGIRGEGRSATRRAMALMAEKRFDATKIHTHTFPLADLPTALRYARERVDDAIKVVVTNRQTGTIANAAAE, translated from the coding sequence ATGTACCAACCTCCAGGCGTGAAGACATCGCCCGCACTTCCGATCCCCGACCGGATGAAGGCTTGGGTGCTGGGTGACCCGGACCAGCTCGTGCTGCTTGAAAAACCTGTGCCCGTTCCTTCGCGCGCCGAAGTTCTGATCCGGATCGATGCCGTTGCGATCTGCGCCACCGATCTCGAAATCATTCATTCGGGATCGCCGGCCAGCATTGAAGGCGGTCTGCCCTTCAACAAGAATTTCACGCCGGGCCACGAGTACATGGGCACGGTCGCCGCGCTCGGGCCCGACGTCGACGAATTCAAGATCGGAGAGCGGATCAGCGTGGAGATCCATGCCGGCTGTGGCCAGTGCAAGCGCTGCCGCCAGGGCATGTATACGTCATGTCTGAACTACGGGAAGCCGGAGAAGGGCCATCGCGCGAACGGCTTCACGACAGACGGCGGCTTTGCCGAATACGCCGTCAATCATATCAACACGCTGGCGCGTGTGCCCGACACCATGAGCGACGCCGAGGCGACGCTGGTCGTCACCGCGGGTACCTCGATGTATGGGTTGACGGAGTTGGGAGGGTTGGTTGCCGGCGAGAGCGTCGTGGTGATCGGCCCGGGGCCGATCGGACTGCTCGCGGTGGCTGTTGCCAAGGCGCTCGGCGCCAGCCCGGTCATCCTTACGGGAACACGCAACGGAAGGCTGGCGATCGGCCGGGAGCTCGGCGCCGATCGTGTCGTCAATATCAACGACGAGGACGCGGTTGAGGTCGTCAGACAACTCACCGGCGGTATCGGCGCCGACTATGTGGTCGAGTGCGCCGGCACCGAAGCAACGATCAATCAAGCCATTCACATGACCAATCGCGGCGGGAAAATCTGCCTCGCTGCGTTTCCGCACGATCCAGTCACGATGGATCTCGCGCATCTCGTGAAGAACAATATCTATGCCTACGGTATTCGTGGCGAAGGCCGCAGCGCCACCCGCCGTGCCATGGCGCTGATGGCGGAAAAACGTTTCGATGCGACTAAGATCCACACCCACACATTTCCGCTGGCCGATTTGCCGACTGCGCTGCGCTATGCCCGCGAGCGCGTCGACGATGCGATCAAGGTGGTTGTGACCAACCGGCAGACGGGTACGATCGCGAACGCGGCAGCCGAATAG
- a CDS encoding Bug family tripartite tricarboxylate transporter substrate binding protein produces MRLVHLLIPVLALFSSHQAIAQGSYPDRPIKMIVPLAAASAVDVAARIVTQKMADNMRQQIVILNQPGASGLIGAEAVARAEPDGYTIGGFNDSIMTMVPNLQSRMRWDILKDFEPVSLVATVEWGLIANNQASFKSAADLIAAAKAAPGKIDYGSGGPGSPQHLAMAMFASAAGISLTHVPYKGATQAATDIAAGQIPVGFQGLGTVATLVRGGQLRLIGVTTEKRLSQFPDVPTVSESGLPGFFFNSWFAILAPAGTPKDIIARLNAEVLKAVGDPDVRRKLEELGFAVRGSSAEALRAMTRDQLAKYERVIRETGIGKE; encoded by the coding sequence ATGCGTCTGGTCCATTTGCTGATTCCGGTGCTCGCGCTGTTCTCAAGCCACCAAGCGATTGCCCAGGGGAGTTATCCCGACCGGCCGATCAAGATGATCGTGCCGCTGGCTGCGGCAAGCGCGGTCGATGTCGCCGCGCGGATCGTGACCCAGAAGATGGCTGACAATATGAGGCAGCAAATCGTGATCCTGAACCAGCCGGGCGCGTCAGGGCTGATCGGGGCGGAGGCCGTCGCCCGCGCCGAACCGGACGGCTACACGATCGGCGGGTTTAACGACAGCATCATGACGATGGTGCCGAACCTCCAGTCGAGGATGCGCTGGGACATCCTGAAGGATTTCGAGCCGGTGTCGCTGGTTGCGACGGTGGAGTGGGGGCTGATTGCCAACAATCAGGCCAGCTTCAAGAGCGCTGCAGACCTGATCGCGGCGGCGAAGGCGGCACCGGGCAAGATCGATTATGGCTCGGGCGGGCCGGGAAGCCCGCAGCATCTGGCGATGGCGATGTTCGCGTCGGCTGCCGGCATATCGCTGACGCACGTGCCCTACAAGGGCGCCACCCAGGCCGCAACCGACATTGCAGCCGGCCAGATTCCGGTCGGTTTCCAGGGCCTGGGCACGGTCGCGACGCTCGTGCGCGGCGGTCAACTCCGGCTGATCGGGGTGACCACCGAGAAGAGATTGTCGCAATTCCCTGACGTGCCGACCGTCTCGGAATCCGGTCTGCCCGGCTTCTTCTTCAACTCATGGTTCGCGATTCTCGCCCCCGCCGGTACTCCGAAGGACATCATTGCCCGCCTGAACGCCGAGGTGCTGAAGGCCGTCGGCGATCCCGACGTGCGTCGCAAGCTTGAAGAGCTGGGTTTCGCGGTGCGCGGCAGCTCGGCCGAGGCGTTGCGCGCCATGACGCGCGATCAACTCGCCAAGTATGAGCGCGTGATCAGGGAAACGGGAATCGGCAAGGAATAG